In the genome of Photobacterium sp. TLY01, one region contains:
- a CDS encoding DMT family transporter has protein sequence MTHRHNPIQGACWMLTAGMAFAVVNSMAQYLSVTFHLPSTTVGLIQYFIALLVMLPWLHSIGLRQALKTQHFGMHCFRVFLSVIGIQLWLWALAYPVPIWQGIALLMTSPLFATVGSGLLLKEKVGFVRWMATLAGFAGAMIILEPWADNFNLASLLPVGAAFFWASYSLMVKKMSYHDSPTTMVVYLLVLITPFNLFLAAPDFTLPVGQHTWVLLVGAGLFTALANWAIAKAYAIADASFVQPFDHAKLPLNVLAGFIVFGWVPPGRLWLGAAVIIASVAFITQWERRKPMLQAATINEAA, from the coding sequence ATGACTCATCGACACAACCCGATTCAGGGCGCTTGCTGGATGCTGACAGCCGGAATGGCGTTTGCCGTAGTGAATAGCATGGCGCAATACCTGAGTGTGACCTTTCATTTACCATCGACCACAGTCGGCTTGATTCAATATTTTATCGCTCTTCTTGTCATGCTTCCCTGGCTGCACAGCATCGGTCTTCGTCAGGCTCTGAAAACACAACATTTTGGTATGCACTGTTTCCGCGTGTTTTTGTCTGTGATCGGGATTCAATTGTGGTTATGGGCGCTGGCGTACCCTGTTCCAATCTGGCAAGGCATTGCACTACTGATGACATCGCCTCTGTTTGCCACTGTTGGTTCGGGTTTGCTGCTGAAAGAAAAGGTTGGCTTTGTTCGCTGGATGGCAACACTGGCTGGCTTTGCCGGTGCGATGATCATTTTGGAGCCGTGGGCCGATAATTTCAATCTGGCTTCATTGCTACCTGTTGGCGCCGCTTTCTTCTGGGCGAGTTATTCGCTGATGGTGAAGAAGATGTCATATCACGACTCCCCGACGACTATGGTTGTCTACCTGCTAGTGCTGATCACGCCTTTTAACCTTTTTCTTGCGGCGCCTGATTTCACTCTGCCTGTGGGTCAGCACACCTGGGTTCTGCTAGTCGGTGCCGGGTTATTTACCGCACTGGCGAACTGGGCCATTGCTAAAGCCTACGCCATTGCTGACGCCTCTTTCGTACAGCCTTTCGACCATGCCAAACTGCCTTTGAACGTGCTGGCCGGATTTATCGTCTTCGGATGGGTGCCACCCGGGCGACTTTGGCTGGGAGCCGCGGTTATTATCGCCTCAGTCGCTTTCATCACACAGTGGGAGCGAAGAAAACCGATGTTACAGGCGGCGACAATTAATGAAGCAGCTTAA